The stretch of DNA TCCTGCGTTTCATCGCTGCCGGCCGGCCGTCCCGTCTGCGCGGGATCGAAGATGCAGGCATGAACCTGACCCGCCGGGCGCTAGGCGATTTCCGGACCATGCTTTCTGCAATCGGCGCACCCGAACTCATGACGGAGGAGGGCTGCCTCGCCATCTATGAGACGGAAGCTGAATTCGCCGCCGACCGCGGCCATATCGAGTTAATGCAGCGCTATGGCTTCGATTTCGAGATCTTGAACAGCGGCGCGATCCGCCACTACGAGCCGGAACTTTCGCCCTCGATCGCCAAGGCCGTGCTTTTGCCGGACAACAAATCGATCCGTGATCCCTACCAATTGGTGGTCAAGCTTGCGGACGCCGCTCAGGCGGCGGGCGCGCGCTTCGTTTCAGGTGTCGTGCGCAATATCGAACGCAAACCGGCGGGCGATGCTGTCGTGCTGCTCGAGGACGGCGGCCGCATCGAGGTCAACTCCGTGGTACTGGCAGCCGGTGTGCACACGCGCGAGCTTGCCGCAAAGCTTGGCGAGCCGATCCCGCTGGAGACCGAGCGTGGCTATCACACGCAGATCATGAAGCCCGGCATCTCGATGCGGTATTCGATCATCTGGCCGCATCGGGCTTTCATGGTGACGCCGACGGCCGGCGGCATTCGCGTCGGCGGCAACGTCGAACTGGCGGGTCTTGACGCGCCGCCGGATTTCCGCCGCCCGCGATTGCTCGTGCGCCATGCGCAGCGTGCGCTGCCCGGTTTGAAGATCGAAGAGGCAACCGAATGGATGGGCCATCGCCCGGCGCTGCCGGATACGATCCCGATCATCTCGCCATCATCGAAGATACCGGGGGTCTGGTATGCAACCGGCCACGGCCATCTCGGCCTGACGCTTTCGGCGACGACAGCGCAGCTGATCGCCGATATGGTGATGGGGGGCAAACCCACGGTCGACATGACCCCCTTCCGCATAACCCGATATTAGGAGGAACCGATGTCCGATAGCATGAAGCCCGTAGCGCTGATCACCGGTGGCGGTCGCGGCATGGGCGAGGCGATTGCCCGCGAACTGGCCGCGCAGGGCTATCGTCTGGCGCTGATGTCGCCCTCCGAAACCTGCGAGAAGTTGGCCTTCGAGCTTGGCGGCGTTGCCTCGCGTGGCGTGGCGGAAAAGGCCGAAGACATCCAGGCGATTTTTGACCTGACGATGAAGACCTATGGCCGCATCGACGCTGTCGTGAACCACACCGGTCATCCGCCGAAGGGCGATCTCCTGGATATCACTGATGAGATGTGGACCCTCGGTTCCGACATGATGATCCTGTCGCTGGTGCGCATGGCCCGCCTCGTGACGCCCGTCATGCTCAAGCAGGGCAAGGGCGCTTTCGTAAACATCACGACCTTCGCCGCCTATGAACCGTCACTGATCTTCCCCGTTTCCTGCACCTATCGCGCGGCGGCAGGCGCCTTCACCAAGCTTTATTCGGATCGCTATGCTGCGGATAATATCCGCATGAACTGCATCCTGCCCGGTTATATCGACAGCCTTAACCACAAGCCGGAAACCGCTGACAAGATCCCGATGAAGCGGATCGGCCATATGGAAGAAATCGCAAAGACCGCAGCTTTCCTGCTTTCCGACGGCGCGGGCTACATCACGGGTCAGAATATCCGCGTCGATGGCGGCGTCACGCGTCACGTTTGATAGGAGTATAAAATGAGGTGGAAGCGTACCATCCAGCTTCTGGACGTTCACTGCGAAGGCGAAATCGGCAAGGTCGCGATTGGCGGTCTGCCGAAAATCCCCGGCGAGACCGTTGCCGCGCAGCTTCACTGGTTGAATACCGACCCCAAGGGCACCGAGCTTCGCCGTTTCCTCTGCCTCGAGCCGCGCGGCGCGCCGATCGGGTCCGTCAATCTGCTCTTGCCCGCCAAGCATCCCGATGCCGATGCAGCCTTCGTCATTCTGCAGCCGGATCAGGCGCATGCGAGTTCGGGCTCGAATTCGATTTGCGTCACCACCGCGCTGCTCGAATCCGGCATCGTAGAAATGAAGGAACCTGAAACGACCGTTACCCTGGAGACTGCGGCCGGTCTGGTAAAGGCGCTGGCAACCTGCCGCGATGGCCGCTGCGAGAAGGTGCAGCTCACCATGGTTCCGGCTTTCGTCCATCAACTGGACGTCGAGATCCAGACGCCGCATTGGGGCAAGGTCAAAGCGGACATCTGCTATGGCGGCGTCTTCTATGCACTGATCGATGTCCGCCAGATCAACCTGACGATTGAGAAGACGAATGCCGCAGGCCTCGTTCAGGCAGGAATGATCCTCAAGGAGATCATCAATCGCGACATCCCGGTCGTGCATCCCGAAATTCCCGCCATCTCCGGTGTTGCCTATGTGATGTTCCGCGATACCGAGCCGGATGGCGCGGTGCGCACCTGCACGACCATGTGGCCCGGCCGTGCCGACCGCTCGCCCTGCGGCACCGGCAGCTCGGCGAACCTGACTGCGCTCCATGCGCGCGGCATGGCCAAGGTCGGCGATATCTTCAGGTCACGCTCGATCATCGGCTCGGAATTCGAGGTTGGCTTGCAAGCGGTCACCGAAGTCGCAGGCCGCCCGGCCATCATCCCGACGATCACCGGCCGCGGTTTCACTTTCGGCCTGTCTCAGGTGGCGCTCGACCCCTTCGATCCGCATCCGGATGGCTTCGCGCTGACGGATGTCTGGGGGCCGCAGGCGGGGGAGATTTAAGCGTTAATAGTCGAAAGGCTCGACCTCGGTCTTGGCGCCTTCGCCGGCAGCCTTCGGGTAGATGACGCCTTTGCGCAGGATGATATTGGCGTAGAGACGCGGCTCGCTTGTCTGAATGACGGCGTGGGCGGCGCGAACGCGGCTATAGAAATCCTGGCCGACGAGCGGCGTCACCTGGCGATGCGGCTCGTGTTTGGCGCAGCAGTCGATCATTTCCTCGTGCACGGGATCGAGCTTGTCGCGCTCTGCCTTGACGGTCGAGCGGAAGATCGCTTCCGGCACGAAATCGTCGATCGGCAGCACGCTCAGAACCGCGTCGAGCACCGGTACGACGCCGTGGCCGTCGAGACGGATCAGGCGCCGCCCATGCTCGACACCCGGATAATTGCCGTCGACGATGGCGATCTCGTCGCCGTGGCCCATCTCGCGCAGCGTCGAAAGCAGTTGCGGACTTAAGAGCGGATCAAGTCCCTTCAGCATTTTCGATCTCCTTGAAAAGCACATTCTGGTCGGTCAGATAGCGCGCAAAAATCGGCAGGCTCGCGCCACCGATCGCGCGCGCTTGCGCCCCCACCACACCCTCGATGATCTCTGGCATCACAACACCCTGGAGGTCGAGTTTCGCGGCCTCGCGGATCGTTGCGCTTACGATACGCTTGCGCACCCAGCCGGGGAAGCCGCCGTCGATGACGGCTGCGCTGAAATCGATGATCGAGGCAGCGGCAACGATCGCCTGCGCCAAGGCTTTCGCGGTGTCCTGGATCCAGGTCTCCATCGGCGCGCCGAAATCCACCCAGTCGTCGGCGGAATACCAGAGCGGCTGAGGGTCGATGCCTTTCTCGCGCAGCATGTTTTCGAGCACGAAGATCGAGGCAATATCGAGAAGCTGGCGGTTCTCGCCGTTCTTGCCGCGCACCGGAAGCGGGCCGATCGCGCCGGCAGTGCCGGTTCGGCCGGAGAAGATCGCCGAATTGAGGACGATGCCGCCGCCGATGAACGAGCCTATGAAAAGATAGACGAAATCCGGGTAGGATGGGCCGACGCCGAAGACGAGCTCAGCGCCGCAGGCGCTGGTCGCATCGTTTTGCAGATAGACCGGATGTGAAACGCGCGCGGCAACTTCGGCCTGCAGGTCGAACCCGCGCCAGACTTCCATCGCGCCCTCCGGCGCGCCGACCTCGTCTGCCCAGTTCCAAAGCTCGAAGGGCGCGGCAATGCCGATGCCTGCGATCCGGCTCCGTTGCCTCTCGTCGAGCCTGCTTTCAAGCTCCCGGATGCCGGAAATGATGAAAGCGAGAATTTCGTCGGGTTGGGGATAGGCATATGTCCGGTGCAACTGCATGCGGATGCGCCCGACGAAATCCATCAAAACCAGATCGGCGCTGCGCCGGCCCATCTTTACGCCGAAGGAATAGACGGCGTCGGGATTGAGGTGCATCGGGATCGACGGCTGTCCGACGCGGCCGCGAACAGGTTCGCCTCTTGAAAGCACCCCCTCCCTCTCCAGTTCCCTCATGATGACGGAAACGGTTTGAGCAGAAAGGCCGCTGCGGCGTGCGATGTCGGCCTTCGAAAGCGAGCCGTAGAGGCGCACCAGCGAAAGGACCAACCGCTCGTTATAAGCGCGCACCCTGACCTGGTTCGCGCCTCCCGCCGGATTGAGAATAGGTGGTGTGCCCGGCGCGTGCGTCGGACCGTCCAAGGACGACATTGGGCCACTCCTCCCGTTCATTGGCCTATGCCTGATTTGTGATCAACATGCCACATGGAATTAATAATTCAATTGGATTTATTTATTGACAAGCGAATTTCTTTTCGTTCTTAATTGCGATCGTCAACAGTGTGGGACGGCTTTGGAGGAGGCCTTTGACTGAATCTGCGGTGTCGTCCCGTATCTCAAATTCCGGTTCTGCCATGCGGGCGTTCCGGCTAATCTCTGGGAGGAGTTCATGAAGAAATCAGTTCTGGCTTTCGGCGCGCTTGCACTCGGCGTTGCTTTTTCCGCTCCGGCCATGGCCGCGGATGTTTCCGCCTGCCTGATCACCAAGACGGACACCAATCCGTTCTTCGTCAAGATGAAGGAAGGCGCGACGGCCAAGGCGAAGGAACTCGGCGTTACGCTGAAGTCCTACGCCGGTAAGATCGACGGCGACAGCGAAAGCCAGGTTGCTGCTATCGAAAGCTGCATTGCCGATGGCGCGAAGGGCATTCTGATCACTGCATCGGATACCAAGGGCATCGTTTCTTCGGTCAAGAAAGCGCGCGACGCTGGCCTGCTGGTCATCGCGCTCGACACGCCGCTCGATCCGGCCGATGCCGCTGACGCGACCTTTGCGACCGACAACCTGCTCGCCGGCAAGCTGATTGGCCAGTGGGCCAAGGAAACGCTTGGCGACAAGGCCAAGGACGCCAAGGTCGGCTTCCTCGATCTGACGCCGTCGCAGCCGACCGTCGACGTTCTGCGCGACCAGGGCTTCATGATGGGCTTCGGCATCGACCCCAAGGACCCGAACAAGATCGGCGATGAAGACGATCCGCGCATCGTCGGTCATGATGTGACCAACGGCAACGAAGAAGGCGGCCGCAAGGCCATGGAAAACCTTCTCCAGAAGGATCCGAGCATTAACGTGATCCACACGATCAACGAACCGGCCGCTGTTGGTGCCTATCAGGCGCTGAAGGCTGTCGGAATGGAGAGCAATGTGCTGATCGTGTCGGTTGACGGTGGTTGCCCGGGCGTCCAGTCGGTCAAGGATGGCGTCATCGGCGCCACCTCGCAGCAGTACCCGCTGATGATGGCGGCTCTCGGCGTCGAGGCGATCAAGAAGTTCGCCGATAGCGGTGAAAAGCCGAAGCCGACCGAGGGCAAGTCCTTCTTCGATACCGGCGTTTCGCTCGTCACCGACAAGCCGGTTTCCGGCGTCGAGTCGATCGATACCAAGGTCGGCACCGACAAGTGCTGGGGCTGAGCCTGGCTACCTAGCCACAACAACGGCCGGGGCTCGATCCTCGGCCGTTTTCGACAGACGACAAGCTCTTGCCTCAAGAACCGGCGTGCGAAGACCGGAGCGATATGGGCAATAGCTTCCGCGCGCGGTTCGGCGCGAAAGCGGAGGAGAAAAAATGACCGGATCACAGGAATTCGAACGGGTTCTTGACGGCAGTGACAAGAATGTTGCGTCGTTCGAACACCAGGACATCTCATTTCTGAAGCGTGCGCAGCACTTCCTGCACTCGACGCCGGCAGCGGTGCCGCTGATCGTGCTGGTGCTGGCGATCATCATTTTCGGCATGGCGATTGGTGGGCGGTTCTTCTCGTCCTACACGCTCACGCTCATTCTGCAGCAGATCGCCATCGTCGGCATCCTCGGCGCGGCCCAGACGCTGGTCATCCTGACCGCCGGCATCGATCTTTCGATCGGCGTCATCATGGTCATTTCCGCCGTCATCATGGGCAACTGTGCCATCACCTACGGAATTCCAACGCCGATTGCCGTCATCCTCGGCATGCTGGTCGGCGGCCTATGCGGCTTGCTCAACGGTTTTCTCGTCGCCTACATGAAGCTGCCGCCGTTCATCGTGACGCTCGGCACGTGGAATATCGTTATGGCGACGAATTTCATCTACTCGGCGAACGAGACGATCCGCGATGCGGACGTGGATGCGCAGGCGCCGCTGCTGCATTTCTTCGCGCTCAGTTTCAAGGTCGGCAATGCGGTCTTGACGCTCGGCGTCATCGCCATGGTGCTGCTGGTGCTCGGGCTCTGGTATGTTCTCAACCACACGGCCTGGGGTAGGCACGTCTATGCGGTCGGCGACGATCCGGAGGCGGCAAAGCTCTCCGGCATCCAAACCAAGAGCGTGCTGCTCACGGTCTATGCAATCTCGGGCGTCATCGCAGCCTTTGCAGCCTGGGTATCGATCGGCCGCAACGGCTCCATCTCGCCGTCTTCAGCGGTCACCGATTATAACCTGCAGGCGATCACCGCGACCGTGATCGGCGGTATCTCGCTCTTTGGCGGCCGCGGTTCCATCCTCGGCACCCTGTTTGGCGCGATGATCGTCGGCGTCGTGTCCATGGGCCTCAACATGCTCGGGGCCGACCCCCAGTGGAAAGTCCTGCTGACCGGCGTGCTCATCATCGCCGCTGTCGCAATCGACCAGTGGATCAGAAAGGTTTCGGTGTAATCATGGCTGTTGAACCCATCCTTACCGCCCGCGGCCTCGTGAAGCGCTACGGGCGCGTCACCGCGCTCGACAACGCAGACTTCGACCTCTATCCCGGCGAAATCCTCGCCGTCATCGGCGACAACGGCGCCGGCAAGTCGTCGCTCATCAAGGCGATTTCCGGTGCAGTTACTCCCGACGAGGGCGAGATCACGCTGGAGGGCAAGCCGGTCCACTTCAGGTCGCCGATGGAGGCGCGTGAGGCGGGCATCGAGACCGTCTATCAGAACCTTGCGCTTTCCCCCGCCTTGTCGATTGCCGACAACATGTTTCTTGGCCGTGAGATCAGGAGGCCGGGCGTGCTCGGCAGTTGGTTCCGCATGCTCGATCGGCCGGCGATGGAAAAACGCGCCCGAACGAAGCTCTCGGAACTGGGCCTGATGACGATCCAGAACATCAATCAGGCGGTCGAAACGCTTTCCGGCGGCCAGCGCCAGGGTGTGGCGGTTGCGCGCGCGGCCGCTTTCGGCTCCAAGGTTGTCATCATGGATGAGCCGACAGCCGCACTCGGAGTGAAGGAAAGCCGTCGCGTGCTGGAACTGATCCTCGACGTGCGTTCCCGCGGCTTGCCGATCGTGCTCATTTCGCACAACATGCCGCATGTCTTCGAAGTCGCGGACCGTATCCACATCCACCGGCTCGGCCGCCGCCTGACGGTCATCAATCCGAAGGAATATACCATGTCCGACGCCGTGGCATTCATGACCGGCGCCAAGACGGTCCCCACGGATCCGGTTCCCGCATGAGCGTAACCATCGAGGAAATCGCCGGCGAGGTGGCCACCCGCGCCGGCG from Rhizobium sp. 007 encodes:
- a CDS encoding ROK family transcriptional regulator, which gives rise to MSSLDGPTHAPGTPPILNPAGGANQVRVRAYNERLVLSLVRLYGSLSKADIARRSGLSAQTVSVIMRELEREGVLSRGEPVRGRVGQPSIPMHLNPDAVYSFGVKMGRRSADLVLMDFVGRIRMQLHRTYAYPQPDEILAFIISGIRELESRLDERQRSRIAGIGIAAPFELWNWADEVGAPEGAMEVWRGFDLQAEVAARVSHPVYLQNDATSACGAELVFGVGPSYPDFVYLFIGSFIGGGIVLNSAIFSGRTGTAGAIGPLPVRGKNGENRQLLDIASIFVLENMLREKGIDPQPLWYSADDWVDFGAPMETWIQDTAKALAQAIVAAASIIDFSAAVIDGGFPGWVRKRIVSATIREAAKLDLQGVVMPEIIEGVVGAQARAIGGASLPIFARYLTDQNVLFKEIENAEGT
- a CDS encoding proline racemase family protein gives rise to the protein MRWKRTIQLLDVHCEGEIGKVAIGGLPKIPGETVAAQLHWLNTDPKGTELRRFLCLEPRGAPIGSVNLLLPAKHPDADAAFVILQPDQAHASSGSNSICVTTALLESGIVEMKEPETTVTLETAAGLVKALATCRDGRCEKVQLTMVPAFVHQLDVEIQTPHWGKVKADICYGGVFYALIDVRQINLTIEKTNAAGLVQAGMILKEIINRDIPVVHPEIPAISGVAYVMFRDTEPDGAVRTCTTMWPGRADRSPCGTGSSANLTALHARGMAKVGDIFRSRSIIGSEFEVGLQAVTEVAGRPAIIPTITGRGFTFGLSQVALDPFDPHPDGFALTDVWGPQAGEI
- a CDS encoding RbsD/FucU domain-containing protein, encoding MLKGLDPLLSPQLLSTLREMGHGDEIAIVDGNYPGVEHGRRLIRLDGHGVVPVLDAVLSVLPIDDFVPEAIFRSTVKAERDKLDPVHEEMIDCCAKHEPHRQVTPLVGQDFYSRVRAAHAVIQTSEPRLYANIILRKGVIYPKAAGEGAKTEVEPFDY
- a CDS encoding ATP-binding cassette domain-containing protein, giving the protein MAVEPILTARGLVKRYGRVTALDNADFDLYPGEILAVIGDNGAGKSSLIKAISGAVTPDEGEITLEGKPVHFRSPMEAREAGIETVYQNLALSPALSIADNMFLGREIRRPGVLGSWFRMLDRPAMEKRARTKLSELGLMTIQNINQAVETLSGGQRQGVAVARAAAFGSKVVIMDEPTAALGVKESRRVLELILDVRSRGLPIVLISHNMPHVFEVADRIHIHRLGRRLTVINPKEYTMSDAVAFMTGAKTVPTDPVPA
- a CDS encoding ABC transporter permease, which gives rise to MTGSQEFERVLDGSDKNVASFEHQDISFLKRAQHFLHSTPAAVPLIVLVLAIIIFGMAIGGRFFSSYTLTLILQQIAIVGILGAAQTLVILTAGIDLSIGVIMVISAVIMGNCAITYGIPTPIAVILGMLVGGLCGLLNGFLVAYMKLPPFIVTLGTWNIVMATNFIYSANETIRDADVDAQAPLLHFFALSFKVGNAVLTLGVIAMVLLVLGLWYVLNHTAWGRHVYAVGDDPEAAKLSGIQTKSVLLTVYAISGVIAAFAAWVSIGRNGSISPSSAVTDYNLQAITATVIGGISLFGGRGSILGTLFGAMIVGVVSMGLNMLGADPQWKVLLTGVLIIAAVAIDQWIRKVSV
- a CDS encoding SDR family oxidoreductase, with the translated sequence MSDSMKPVALITGGGRGMGEAIARELAAQGYRLALMSPSETCEKLAFELGGVASRGVAEKAEDIQAIFDLTMKTYGRIDAVVNHTGHPPKGDLLDITDEMWTLGSDMMILSLVRMARLVTPVMLKQGKGAFVNITTFAAYEPSLIFPVSCTYRAAAGAFTKLYSDRYAADNIRMNCILPGYIDSLNHKPETADKIPMKRIGHMEEIAKTAAFLLSDGAGYITGQNIRVDGGVTRHV
- a CDS encoding FAD-dependent oxidoreductase gives rise to the protein MTNERKQTVAVVGAGVIGASIAFEMQHRGFQVTLIDKGEPGRGTSYGNMASIALDFTAGSGPATWKKIPRWLMDPEGPVWLRPSYAPKMLPWFLRFIAAGRPSRLRGIEDAGMNLTRRALGDFRTMLSAIGAPELMTEEGCLAIYETEAEFAADRGHIELMQRYGFDFEILNSGAIRHYEPELSPSIAKAVLLPDNKSIRDPYQLVVKLADAAQAAGARFVSGVVRNIERKPAGDAVVLLEDGGRIEVNSVVLAAGVHTRELAAKLGEPIPLETERGYHTQIMKPGISMRYSIIWPHRAFMVTPTAGGIRVGGNVELAGLDAPPDFRRPRLLVRHAQRALPGLKIEEATEWMGHRPALPDTIPIISPSSKIPGVWYATGHGHLGLTLSATTAQLIADMVMGGKPTVDMTPFRITRY
- a CDS encoding sugar ABC transporter substrate-binding protein → MKKSVLAFGALALGVAFSAPAMAADVSACLITKTDTNPFFVKMKEGATAKAKELGVTLKSYAGKIDGDSESQVAAIESCIADGAKGILITASDTKGIVSSVKKARDAGLLVIALDTPLDPADAADATFATDNLLAGKLIGQWAKETLGDKAKDAKVGFLDLTPSQPTVDVLRDQGFMMGFGIDPKDPNKIGDEDDPRIVGHDVTNGNEEGGRKAMENLLQKDPSINVIHTINEPAAVGAYQALKAVGMESNVLIVSVDGGCPGVQSVKDGVIGATSQQYPLMMAALGVEAIKKFADSGEKPKPTEGKSFFDTGVSLVTDKPVSGVESIDTKVGTDKCWG